One window from the genome of Choloepus didactylus isolate mChoDid1 chromosome 2, mChoDid1.pri, whole genome shotgun sequence encodes:
- the CRTC2 gene encoding CREB-regulated transcription coactivator 2 isoform X2, protein MATSGANGPGSATASNPRKFSEKIALQKQRQAEETAAFEEVMMDISSTRLQAQKLRLAYTRSSHYGGSLPNVNQIGCGVAEFQSPLHSPLDSSRSTRHHGLVERVQRDPRRMVSPLRRYPRHIDSSPYSPAYLSPPPESSWRRTMPWGNFPAEKGQLFRLPSALNRTSSDSALHTSVMNPSPQDTYPCPTPPNVLPSRRGGFLDGEMDSKVPAIEENLVDDKHLLKPWDAKKLSSSSSRPRSCEVPGINIFPSPDQPANVPVLPPAMNTGGSLPDLTNLHFPPPLPTPLDPEETAYPNLSGGNSTSNLTHTMTHLGISGGLGLGPGYDAPGLHSPLSHPSLQSSLSNPNLQASLSSPQPQLQGSHSHPSLPASSLARHALPTASLGHPSLSAPALSSSSSSSTSSPVLGAPPYPASTPGASPRHRRVPLSPLSLPAGPADVRRSQQQLPKQFSPTMSPTLSSITQGVPLDTSKLPTDHRLPPYPYSPPSLVLPTQPPTPKPLQQPGLPSQACSVQPSGGQPPGRQTHYGTLYPPTSSGHGQQSYHRPMSDFSLGNLEQFSMESPSTSLALDPPGFSEGPGFLGGEGPVGGPQDSHVLNHQNLTHCSRHGSGPNIILTGNSSPGFSKEIAAALAGVPGFEVSTAGLELGLGLEDELRMEPLGLEGLNMLSDPCALLPDPAVEDSFRSDRLQ, encoded by the exons TTACAGGCCCAAAAACTGCGACTGGCATACACAAGGAGCTCCCATTATGGTGGTTCTCTGCCCAACGTTAACCAGATTGGCTGTGGTGTGGCTGAGTTCCAG AGCCCTCTCCACTCACCTCTGGACTCGTCCCGGAGCACTCGGCACCATGGGCTGGTGGAACGGGTGCAGCGAGATCCCCGCAGAATGGTGTCCCCACTCCGCCGCTACCCCCGCCAC ATTGACAGCTCTCCCTACAGTCCTGCCTACTTATCTCCTCCCCCAGAGTCCAGCTGGCGAAG GACGATGCCCTGGGGCAATTTCCCTGCAGAGAAGGGGCAACTGTTTCGACTGCCATCTGCACTTAACAG GACAAGCTCTGACTCTGCCCTTCACACAAGCGTGATGAACCCCAGTCCCCAGGACACATATCCCTGCCCCACACCTCCTAATGTCCTGCCCAGCCGCCGTGGGG gttttctggatggcgAAATGGACTCCAAAG tCCCTGCTATTGAGGAGAACTTGGTAGATGACAAGCATTTGCTGAAGCCATGGGATGCTAAGAAG cTGTCCTCATCTTCCTCCCGACCTCGGTCCTGTGAAGTCCCTGGAATTAA CATCTTTCCATCCCCTGACCAGCCTGCCAATGTGCCTGTCCTCCCACCTGCCATGAACACAGGGGGATCCCTACCTGACCTTACCAACCTGCACTTTCCTCCACCGCTGCCCACCCCCCTGGACCCTGAGGAGACAGCTTACCCCAACCTGAGTGGGGGCAACAGTACCTCCAATTTGACCCACACCATGACCCACCTGGGCATCAGTGGGGGCCTGGGCCTAGGCCCCGGCTACGATGCACCAG GACTTCATTCACCTCTCAGCCACCCATCCCTGCAGTCCTCCCTAAGCAATCCTAACCTCCAGGCTTCCCTCAGCAGTCCTCAGCCCCAGCTCCAGGGCTCCCACAGTCATCCCTCACTGCCCGCCTCCTCCTTGGCCCGCCATGCACTGCCCACTGCCTCCCTGGGCCacccctcactcagtgccccagccctctcctcctcttcctcctcctccacttcaTCCCCAGTGCTGGGTGCCCCCCCTTACCCAGCTTCTACCCCTGGGGCCTCCCCCCGCCATCGCCGTGTACCCCTCAGCCCCCTGAGTTTGCCCGCTGGCCCAGCCGACGTCAGAAGGTCCCAACAGCAGCTGCCCAAACAGTTTTCGCCAACAATGTCACCTACCTTGTCTTCCATCACTCAG gGCGTCCCCCTGGACACCAGTAAGCTGCCCACTGACCATCGGCTGCCCCCGTACCCGTATAGCCCCCCAAGTCTGGTTCTGcccacccagccacccaccccCAAACCTCTACAGCAGCCAGGGCTGCCCTCTCAGGCCTGCTCAGTGCAGCCCTCAGGGGGGCAGCCTCCGGGCAGGCAGACGCACTATGGGACACTGTACCCACCCACCTCCAGTGGGCATGGGCAACAGTCCTACCACCGCCCAATGAGTGACTTCAGCCTGGGGAAC CTGGAGCAGTTCAGCATGGAGAGCCCATCAACCAGCCTGGCGCTGGATCCCCCTGGCTTTTCCGAAGGGCCTGGATTTTTAGGGGGTGAGGGGCCAGTGGGTGGTCCCCAGGACTCCCATGTCCTCAACCACCAGAACTTGACCCACTGTTCCCGCCATGGCTCAGGGCCTAACATCATCCTCACAG GAAACTCCTCCCCAGGCTTCTCTAAGGAAATAGCAGCAGCCCTGGCCGGAGTGCCTGGTTTTGAGGTGTCAACAGCTGGTTTGGAGCTgggactggggctggaggatgaGCTGCGCATGGAGCCCCTGGGCCTGGAAGGGCTAAACATGCTGAGTGACCCTTGTGCCCTGTTGCCCGATCCTGCTGTAGAGGATTCATTTCGCAGTGACCGGCTACAGTGA
- the CRTC2 gene encoding CREB-regulated transcription coactivator 2 isoform X3 — translation MLQAQKLRLAYTRSSHYGGSLPNVNQIGCGVAEFQSPLHSPLDSSRSTRHHGLVERVQRDPRRMVSPLRRYPRHIDSSPYSPAYLSPPPESSWRRTMPWGNFPAEKGQLFRLPSALNRTSSDSALHTSVMNPSPQDTYPCPTPPNVLPSRRGGFLDGEMDSKVFFFQVPAIEENLVDDKHLLKPWDAKKLSSSSSRPRSCEVPGINIFPSPDQPANVPVLPPAMNTGGSLPDLTNLHFPPPLPTPLDPEETAYPNLSGGNSTSNLTHTMTHLGISGGLGLGPGYDAPGLHSPLSHPSLQSSLSNPNLQASLSSPQPQLQGSHSHPSLPASSLARHALPTASLGHPSLSAPALSSSSSSSTSSPVLGAPPYPASTPGASPRHRRVPLSPLSLPAGPADVRRSQQQLPKQFSPTMSPTLSSITQGVPLDTSKLPTDHRLPPYPYSPPSLVLPTQPPTPKPLQQPGLPSQACSVQPSGGQPPGRQTHYGTLYPPTSSGHGQQSYHRPMSDFSLGNLEQFSMESPSTSLALDPPGFSEGPGFLGGEGPVGGPQDSHVLNHQNLTHCSRHGSGPNIILTGNSSPGFSKEIAAALAGVPGFEVSTAGLELGLGLEDELRMEPLGLEGLNMLSDPCALLPDPAVEDSFRSDRLQ, via the exons TTACAGGCCCAAAAACTGCGACTGGCATACACAAGGAGCTCCCATTATGGTGGTTCTCTGCCCAACGTTAACCAGATTGGCTGTGGTGTGGCTGAGTTCCAG AGCCCTCTCCACTCACCTCTGGACTCGTCCCGGAGCACTCGGCACCATGGGCTGGTGGAACGGGTGCAGCGAGATCCCCGCAGAATGGTGTCCCCACTCCGCCGCTACCCCCGCCAC ATTGACAGCTCTCCCTACAGTCCTGCCTACTTATCTCCTCCCCCAGAGTCCAGCTGGCGAAG GACGATGCCCTGGGGCAATTTCCCTGCAGAGAAGGGGCAACTGTTTCGACTGCCATCTGCACTTAACAG GACAAGCTCTGACTCTGCCCTTCACACAAGCGTGATGAACCCCAGTCCCCAGGACACATATCCCTGCCCCACACCTCCTAATGTCCTGCCCAGCCGCCGTGGGG gttttctggatggcgAAATGGACTCCAAAG tctttttctttcaagtCCCTGCTATTGAGGAGAACTTGGTAGATGACAAGCATTTGCTGAAGCCATGGGATGCTAAGAAG cTGTCCTCATCTTCCTCCCGACCTCGGTCCTGTGAAGTCCCTGGAATTAA CATCTTTCCATCCCCTGACCAGCCTGCCAATGTGCCTGTCCTCCCACCTGCCATGAACACAGGGGGATCCCTACCTGACCTTACCAACCTGCACTTTCCTCCACCGCTGCCCACCCCCCTGGACCCTGAGGAGACAGCTTACCCCAACCTGAGTGGGGGCAACAGTACCTCCAATTTGACCCACACCATGACCCACCTGGGCATCAGTGGGGGCCTGGGCCTAGGCCCCGGCTACGATGCACCAG GACTTCATTCACCTCTCAGCCACCCATCCCTGCAGTCCTCCCTAAGCAATCCTAACCTCCAGGCTTCCCTCAGCAGTCCTCAGCCCCAGCTCCAGGGCTCCCACAGTCATCCCTCACTGCCCGCCTCCTCCTTGGCCCGCCATGCACTGCCCACTGCCTCCCTGGGCCacccctcactcagtgccccagccctctcctcctcttcctcctcctccacttcaTCCCCAGTGCTGGGTGCCCCCCCTTACCCAGCTTCTACCCCTGGGGCCTCCCCCCGCCATCGCCGTGTACCCCTCAGCCCCCTGAGTTTGCCCGCTGGCCCAGCCGACGTCAGAAGGTCCCAACAGCAGCTGCCCAAACAGTTTTCGCCAACAATGTCACCTACCTTGTCTTCCATCACTCAG gGCGTCCCCCTGGACACCAGTAAGCTGCCCACTGACCATCGGCTGCCCCCGTACCCGTATAGCCCCCCAAGTCTGGTTCTGcccacccagccacccaccccCAAACCTCTACAGCAGCCAGGGCTGCCCTCTCAGGCCTGCTCAGTGCAGCCCTCAGGGGGGCAGCCTCCGGGCAGGCAGACGCACTATGGGACACTGTACCCACCCACCTCCAGTGGGCATGGGCAACAGTCCTACCACCGCCCAATGAGTGACTTCAGCCTGGGGAAC CTGGAGCAGTTCAGCATGGAGAGCCCATCAACCAGCCTGGCGCTGGATCCCCCTGGCTTTTCCGAAGGGCCTGGATTTTTAGGGGGTGAGGGGCCAGTGGGTGGTCCCCAGGACTCCCATGTCCTCAACCACCAGAACTTGACCCACTGTTCCCGCCATGGCTCAGGGCCTAACATCATCCTCACAG GAAACTCCTCCCCAGGCTTCTCTAAGGAAATAGCAGCAGCCCTGGCCGGAGTGCCTGGTTTTGAGGTGTCAACAGCTGGTTTGGAGCTgggactggggctggaggatgaGCTGCGCATGGAGCCCCTGGGCCTGGAAGGGCTAAACATGCTGAGTGACCCTTGTGCCCTGTTGCCCGATCCTGCTGTAGAGGATTCATTTCGCAGTGACCGGCTACAGTGA
- the CRTC2 gene encoding CREB-regulated transcription coactivator 2 isoform X1, with protein sequence MATSGANGPGSATASNPRKFSEKIALQKQRQAEETAAFEEVMMDISSTRLQAQKLRLAYTRSSHYGGSLPNVNQIGCGVAEFQSPLHSPLDSSRSTRHHGLVERVQRDPRRMVSPLRRYPRHIDSSPYSPAYLSPPPESSWRRTMPWGNFPAEKGQLFRLPSALNRTSSDSALHTSVMNPSPQDTYPCPTPPNVLPSRRGGFLDGEMDSKVFFFQVPAIEENLVDDKHLLKPWDAKKLSSSSSRPRSCEVPGINIFPSPDQPANVPVLPPAMNTGGSLPDLTNLHFPPPLPTPLDPEETAYPNLSGGNSTSNLTHTMTHLGISGGLGLGPGYDAPGLHSPLSHPSLQSSLSNPNLQASLSSPQPQLQGSHSHPSLPASSLARHALPTASLGHPSLSAPALSSSSSSSTSSPVLGAPPYPASTPGASPRHRRVPLSPLSLPAGPADVRRSQQQLPKQFSPTMSPTLSSITQGVPLDTSKLPTDHRLPPYPYSPPSLVLPTQPPTPKPLQQPGLPSQACSVQPSGGQPPGRQTHYGTLYPPTSSGHGQQSYHRPMSDFSLGNLEQFSMESPSTSLALDPPGFSEGPGFLGGEGPVGGPQDSHVLNHQNLTHCSRHGSGPNIILTGNSSPGFSKEIAAALAGVPGFEVSTAGLELGLGLEDELRMEPLGLEGLNMLSDPCALLPDPAVEDSFRSDRLQ encoded by the exons TTACAGGCCCAAAAACTGCGACTGGCATACACAAGGAGCTCCCATTATGGTGGTTCTCTGCCCAACGTTAACCAGATTGGCTGTGGTGTGGCTGAGTTCCAG AGCCCTCTCCACTCACCTCTGGACTCGTCCCGGAGCACTCGGCACCATGGGCTGGTGGAACGGGTGCAGCGAGATCCCCGCAGAATGGTGTCCCCACTCCGCCGCTACCCCCGCCAC ATTGACAGCTCTCCCTACAGTCCTGCCTACTTATCTCCTCCCCCAGAGTCCAGCTGGCGAAG GACGATGCCCTGGGGCAATTTCCCTGCAGAGAAGGGGCAACTGTTTCGACTGCCATCTGCACTTAACAG GACAAGCTCTGACTCTGCCCTTCACACAAGCGTGATGAACCCCAGTCCCCAGGACACATATCCCTGCCCCACACCTCCTAATGTCCTGCCCAGCCGCCGTGGGG gttttctggatggcgAAATGGACTCCAAAG tctttttctttcaagtCCCTGCTATTGAGGAGAACTTGGTAGATGACAAGCATTTGCTGAAGCCATGGGATGCTAAGAAG cTGTCCTCATCTTCCTCCCGACCTCGGTCCTGTGAAGTCCCTGGAATTAA CATCTTTCCATCCCCTGACCAGCCTGCCAATGTGCCTGTCCTCCCACCTGCCATGAACACAGGGGGATCCCTACCTGACCTTACCAACCTGCACTTTCCTCCACCGCTGCCCACCCCCCTGGACCCTGAGGAGACAGCTTACCCCAACCTGAGTGGGGGCAACAGTACCTCCAATTTGACCCACACCATGACCCACCTGGGCATCAGTGGGGGCCTGGGCCTAGGCCCCGGCTACGATGCACCAG GACTTCATTCACCTCTCAGCCACCCATCCCTGCAGTCCTCCCTAAGCAATCCTAACCTCCAGGCTTCCCTCAGCAGTCCTCAGCCCCAGCTCCAGGGCTCCCACAGTCATCCCTCACTGCCCGCCTCCTCCTTGGCCCGCCATGCACTGCCCACTGCCTCCCTGGGCCacccctcactcagtgccccagccctctcctcctcttcctcctcctccacttcaTCCCCAGTGCTGGGTGCCCCCCCTTACCCAGCTTCTACCCCTGGGGCCTCCCCCCGCCATCGCCGTGTACCCCTCAGCCCCCTGAGTTTGCCCGCTGGCCCAGCCGACGTCAGAAGGTCCCAACAGCAGCTGCCCAAACAGTTTTCGCCAACAATGTCACCTACCTTGTCTTCCATCACTCAG gGCGTCCCCCTGGACACCAGTAAGCTGCCCACTGACCATCGGCTGCCCCCGTACCCGTATAGCCCCCCAAGTCTGGTTCTGcccacccagccacccaccccCAAACCTCTACAGCAGCCAGGGCTGCCCTCTCAGGCCTGCTCAGTGCAGCCCTCAGGGGGGCAGCCTCCGGGCAGGCAGACGCACTATGGGACACTGTACCCACCCACCTCCAGTGGGCATGGGCAACAGTCCTACCACCGCCCAATGAGTGACTTCAGCCTGGGGAAC CTGGAGCAGTTCAGCATGGAGAGCCCATCAACCAGCCTGGCGCTGGATCCCCCTGGCTTTTCCGAAGGGCCTGGATTTTTAGGGGGTGAGGGGCCAGTGGGTGGTCCCCAGGACTCCCATGTCCTCAACCACCAGAACTTGACCCACTGTTCCCGCCATGGCTCAGGGCCTAACATCATCCTCACAG GAAACTCCTCCCCAGGCTTCTCTAAGGAAATAGCAGCAGCCCTGGCCGGAGTGCCTGGTTTTGAGGTGTCAACAGCTGGTTTGGAGCTgggactggggctggaggatgaGCTGCGCATGGAGCCCCTGGGCCTGGAAGGGCTAAACATGCTGAGTGACCCTTGTGCCCTGTTGCCCGATCCTGCTGTAGAGGATTCATTTCGCAGTGACCGGCTACAGTGA